A window of the Anthonomus grandis grandis chromosome 9, icAntGran1.3, whole genome shotgun sequence genome harbors these coding sequences:
- the LOC126740386 gene encoding uncharacterized protein LOC126740386 isoform X3, giving the protein MLRRRIKKMCVKMLYFKFFEYSVYGVKCGDEISFFVKGDGVNEKFTKALDCIPSSENHEGSSEEQCVSTEETPCPRLSPNQEEENSLNEEETEDTPATDSMAWWKNKSFVQLSSDNSKVNDSPESTGSTLGRYIKNRRSKRNKRTDVRRTGILHTKDYSVKELTQRFENFKDAAECGQTENFRKSFICEMDKEMEKMKSDGFEDDFHLSMENLSLINGPEEEDQEGSSKITDDDNALYERLLQFSNKHHHPEPPDENDLFGETLFSEDLEKGLSFVETYNADGKELVICSVQVDRHSVDLNSFDEIKENTHRNSNLLTNGERALVLIEPSEVSYESKSEGTDSKRTTIYSTTSGDSYEEEENDLDHQIYSAARRETYCDDKGIVRIERVAPYSNHFPQPVEDLMPEYINTNNNYYEGNYLATQEVRREENEAEEEENYYETVRLTDESVVEVKKDTLQYILEEIKSTEKKYLEDMRRVLQEYKPFLTQRCPEKVDVVFGNMEQLYRRQCLFASILEEPSTTIKDVIEAFIDFEDLFRLYPRYFKNTPKANAAIKELTSIIKEQQERIQDKLTLSAYLLTPLQRIGKYKLFLENIIKQLEKEGKPIGSAQLALDIIKKYMSSGNDAVAIASILRSPLHTKDYGSFISREKFSLIKPKRLELMVFLFEEVVVFTTEDPKNMEQFVYLQSIKTNDLRIATFDDSTLHLTDYTKTKRRNSSKYTYILDAKNSKLKLAWKEQIEDILWKQMKKMKENTLKEYTNGMTFPKKMIPRSRENRSKSTGSSTFYVD; this is encoded by the exons ATGCTTCGCAGGCGTATTAAGAAAATGTGCGTAAAAATGTTGtactttaagttttttgagtATAGTGTCTATGGTGTCAAGTGTGGGGATGAGatcagtttttttgttaaaggaGACGGGGTGAATGAGAAGTTTACTAAgg caTTGGACTGTATACCGAGCTCCGAAAACCACGAAGGTAGTTCTGAAGAACAATGCGTTTCTACTGAAGAAACCCCTTGCCCAAGACTATCTCCCAatcaagaagaagaaaattcattaaatgAAGAAGAAACCGAAGATACCCCAGCAACTGACTCTATGGCTTGGTGGAAGAACAAGTCGTTCGTTCAACTTAGTAGCGATAATTCAAAGGTGAACGATAGTCCCGAAAGTACCGGTAGCACTTTGGGTAGGTATATTAAAAATCGTCGATCCAAACGCAATAAACGGACCGACGTAAGACGCACTGGCATTTTACACACGAAAGACTACAGCGTCAAAGAGCTGACTCAGCGTTTCGAAAACTTTAAAGATGCCGCCGAGTGCGGACAAACTGAAAATTTTCGGAAAAGTTTCATTTGCGAGATGGACAAGGAAATGGAGAAAATGAAAAGTGACGGTTTCGAAGATGATTTTCATTTGAGCATGGAAAATTTGAGTCTGATTAATGGACCAGAAGAGGAGGACCAAGAGGGTAGTTCCAAGATAACAGATGATG ACAATGCCTTATACGAGAGACTTCTTCAGTTTTCTAACAAACACCACCATCCGGAACCACCCGATGAAAACGACCTCTTCGGTGAGACCTTATTCAGTGAAGACTTGGAAAAAGGACTCTCTTTTGTGGAAACCTATAACGCAGATGGTAAAGAATTAGTAATTTGCAGTGTCCAAGTGGATAGACACAGCGTCGACCTAAACAGCTTTGACGAAATCAAAGAAAACACTCATAGAAACTCAAATTTGTTGACCAACGGGGAGCGGGCACTAGTTTTAATCGAACCAAGCGAGGTTAGTTACGAATCAAAGTCGGAAGGTACCGATTCTAAGAGAACTACCATTTATTCCACTACTTCCGGGGATAGTTATGAAGAAGAAG aaaacGACTTGGACCATCAGATCTACAGTGCGGCAAGGCGAGAAACTTACTGTGACGATAAGGGTATCGTCCGCATAGAAAGGGTGGCGCCGTATTCCAATCATTTCCCTCAACCAGTTGAAGACCTGATGCCAGAATATATTAataccaataacaattattatgaaGGAAACTATTTGGCAACACAAGAAGTTAGAAGGGAAGAGAACGAagcagaagaagaagagaatTATTATGAGACTGTAAGACTGACAGATGAGAGCGTTGTCGAAGTGAAGAAAGATAC GTTGCAATATATTTTAGAAGAGATTAAGTCTACTGAGAAGAAGTACTTGGAGGATATGAGAAGGGTATTGCAG gAATACAAACCTTTTTTGACCCAACGTTGCCCGGAAAAGGTAGACGTGGTTTTCGGTAATATGGAACAGTTATATAGACGACAATGCCTCTTTGCCAGTATCCTTGAAGAACCTTCCACGACTATCAAAGATGTCATCGAGGCATTTATAGACTTC gaagaTCTCTTCAGGCTGTACCCAcgatatttcaaaaatactCCTAAAGCAAATGCTGCCATTAAAGAGCTGACGTCTATTATTAAG GAGCAACAAGAGAGGATCCAAGACAAGTTGACCCTGTCGGCATATTTGCTCACGCCGCTTCAACGTATCGGCAAATACAAACTGTTtctggaaaatattattaagcagCTGGAAAAGGAAGGGAAACCAATTGGCAGTGCTCAGTTAGCCCTggatattataaagaaatatatgaGTAGCGGCAATGATGCTGTGGCTATAGCATCGATATTAAGAAGCCCTCTTCATACCAAAGACTACGGATCCTTCATTTCTCGAGAGAAGTTTAGTTTGATTAAGCCAAAACGCTTGGAACTGATGGTGTTTTTGTTTGAGGAAGTCGTGGTGTTTACTACTGAAGATCCT aaaaatatggaGCAATTTGTGTATCTTCAGAGCATTAAAACCAACGATTTGAGGATTGCGACTTTTGATGATAGCACTTTGCATTTGACAGATTATACTAAGACAAAGAGGCGGAATTCTAGTAAATACACGTATATTTTGGATGCGAAGAATTCAAAGTTAAAGCTCGCTTGGAAGGAGCAGATCGAGGATATTTTATGGAAGCAGATGAAGAAAATGAAAG aaaatactcTAAAGGAGTATACTAATGGCATGAcgtttcctaaaaaaatgaTCCCACGAAGTCGAGAAAACAGATCAAAATCAACAG GATCTTCAACGTTCTATGTGGACTAA